A genome region from Methanococcoides burtonii DSM 6242 includes the following:
- a CDS encoding tetratricopeptide repeat protein has product MSGIKDMFQQASYKRKLKQIVKNAESTYGKGYVLHEIGRFEEALEKYDEAASIWEELQQEMIQNGMEDEAKNALNRELEIRFNKCFILFKLDKKEEALTIIENTIQKKPDDMKPIFSKGFILFNIGRYDEALRMLDLAISLEPEYPDAWSCKANTLYQLERFEEALECYEKAIEFADIMHFNFPRYSFLNMNPDPTIKKNASGIWYCKANTLEKLGKHKEAIDAYNSALEIKPAFSDAWYCMGTTLEELGENENALNAYSNALEVERGFTAALENKANLLYKLGREEEAKELLGSN; this is encoded by the coding sequence ATGAGCGGTATCAAGGACATGTTCCAGCAAGCATCATATAAAAGAAAACTAAAACAAATTGTCAAAAATGCTGAAAGCACCTATGGAAAAGGATATGTACTCCATGAGATTGGACGATTTGAAGAAGCTTTAGAAAAATATGATGAAGCAGCATCCATATGGGAAGAACTGCAACAAGAAATGATCCAAAACGGAATGGAAGATGAAGCCAAGAATGCTCTGAACCGTGAACTTGAAATTAGATTCAACAAATGTTTCATCCTATTTAAACTCGACAAAAAGGAAGAAGCTCTTACCATAATCGAAAATACGATACAAAAAAAGCCAGATGATATGAAACCCATCTTCAGTAAGGGCTTCATACTTTTCAACATCGGCAGATATGACGAAGCACTCAGGATGCTCGATCTGGCCATTTCACTTGAACCGGAATACCCTGATGCATGGTCTTGCAAAGCAAACACACTCTATCAACTCGAACGTTTTGAAGAAGCACTTGAATGCTATGAAAAAGCGATCGAGTTTGCAGACATAATGCACTTCAATTTTCCACGTTACTCATTCCTGAACATGAACCCTGACCCTACGATCAAAAAAAATGCATCCGGTATTTGGTATTGTAAGGCCAACACCCTTGAAAAGCTGGGAAAGCACAAAGAAGCAATTGACGCTTACAATAGTGCCCTCGAGATCAAACCAGCATTTTCCGATGCATGGTACTGCATGGGGACCACTCTTGAAGAACTGGGAGAAAACGAGAATGCTTTGAATGCATACAGTAATGCACTCGAAGTAGAAAGGGGGTTTACCGCAGCACTTGAGAACAAGGCAAACCTGTTATATAAACTTGGAAGAGAGGAAGAAGCAAAAGAACTGCTAGGTTCAAACTGA
- a CDS encoding PAS domain-containing protein, giving the protein MEGAKVSIVDAASREKVFKSVINSSPAVVFIWREEAGWPVEFVSENISQFGYDAKDLISGKFRYADIIHPDDVDGVISESSLHVCDKDRNFNLRYRILTKTGEVRWVDERTSSHYDDSGSIQFYHGIVLDITEQRMDDIALLDGALGMNKALQTVINSSPVVVFLWRAETDWPVEFVSNNIDMFGYSVGDFISGKLVYGDIVHPDDIDRVRAGVSKCTEGGYSDFFQEYRILTKAGEVRWVDERTQIQHDPQGNVKYLQGIILDITGKKKVENVLHSEERRIEALLRLYQMTDASIQDIIDFAREEVVRLTESKMGYLAFISDDESAITDDSWSENVTNECSLLEKKLQSHVVDVGLWSEALKQRLPIIVNDYSYESTSKKGYPEGHMEIDRFLSVPIFDREKIVALVGVANKALDYDHSDVRQVTLLMQGMWSILLHRSVDEELRRSIDIQKILGDVIKNSPAVVFLWRAEPDWPVEFVSENVIQFGYSVDDFISGRFVYADIVHPYDLERVQRELSKRIDAGFMDFNQEYRVLTKFGDIRWVDERTFIKHDEIGNVAYMQGLIVDVTDRKHSDDFMHMQFDLDSVLSSAHSLEETFEQMLEFSLKVEPVDSGRLYLIDESTGDLMLMAHKGLSERFVKDTSLFVKNSVQNRLVMTGQPVYKHHSELSAITTGESSQYEGLHATGIIPVKHDGKIIAALCLSSHAEYEIPANARNSLETIATQIGVVISKIQSDSNDSRKYEDLQSLVEMVDDILVVMDMEGYILYVNKVVADRFELSDVDISDMHYLELHPDREWDNVESMLSSVRVGNKLVYETIMLDVGGSLDRVETKLVCGEWSGQPCIMASSRLMD; this is encoded by the coding sequence ATGGAAGGTGCAAAAGTATCTATTGTTGATGCAGCATCCAGAGAAAAGGTTTTCAAATCTGTTATAAATTCCAGCCCTGCGGTCGTTTTTATATGGAGGGAGGAAGCGGGCTGGCCAGTGGAGTTCGTTTCTGAGAATATTTCTCAATTTGGGTATGATGCAAAAGATCTTATTTCGGGAAAGTTTCGTTATGCTGATATTATCCATCCGGATGACGTTGATGGGGTAATATCTGAATCATCTCTTCATGTGTGTGATAAAGATCGCAATTTCAACCTTCGATATCGTATTCTCACAAAGACCGGTGAGGTTCGATGGGTTGATGAAAGGACCTCCTCCCATTATGATGATTCTGGTTCTATTCAGTTCTACCATGGTATTGTTCTGGATATTACTGAACAAAGGATGGATGATATCGCACTGCTTGATGGTGCTCTTGGTATGAACAAAGCACTTCAGACCGTTATCAATTCAAGTCCGGTGGTCGTTTTTCTTTGGAGGGCAGAGACGGATTGGCCCGTGGAGTTCGTATCGAATAACATTGATATGTTCGGTTATTCGGTTGGAGATTTCATATCGGGGAAGTTGGTCTATGGGGATATTGTTCATCCTGATGATATTGATCGTGTTCGTGCAGGTGTTTCCAAGTGTACTGAGGGGGGTTATTCTGATTTTTTCCAGGAGTACCGTATTCTTACAAAGGCTGGTGAAGTCCGTTGGGTCGATGAAAGAACTCAGATACAGCATGATCCACAAGGCAATGTGAAATATCTTCAGGGTATTATTCTTGATATCACTGGAAAGAAGAAGGTAGAGAATGTACTTCATAGTGAAGAAAGACGCATTGAAGCACTGTTACGCTTGTATCAGATGACGGATGCTTCAATTCAGGATATTATTGATTTTGCCAGGGAGGAAGTTGTAAGACTAACTGAAAGCAAAATGGGATATCTGGCATTCATAAGCGATGATGAAAGTGCCATCACGGACGACTCATGGTCTGAGAACGTTACGAATGAATGTTCTCTACTCGAAAAGAAACTTCAGTCGCATGTAGTTGATGTCGGGCTTTGGAGTGAAGCTCTTAAGCAGAGGTTGCCGATCATAGTCAATGACTATTCTTATGAGAGCACTTCCAAAAAGGGTTATCCTGAAGGGCATATGGAAATCGATAGGTTCTTGAGTGTTCCTATATTTGACAGGGAAAAGATCGTTGCTCTTGTAGGGGTTGCTAATAAGGCCTTAGATTATGATCATTCGGATGTGCGTCAGGTCACACTTCTGATGCAGGGTATGTGGAGCATTCTTCTTCATAGAAGTGTTGATGAGGAGTTACGACGTTCTATTGACATCCAGAAGATCCTTGGGGATGTTATTAAGAACAGTCCTGCCGTTGTTTTCCTTTGGCGCGCCGAGCCGGATTGGCCGGTTGAGTTCGTTTCAGAAAATGTGATCCAGTTTGGTTATTCTGTTGATGATTTCATCTCAGGAAGATTTGTGTATGCTGATATTGTACACCCCTATGATCTTGAGAGGGTACAAAGGGAACTTTCTAAGAGGATAGATGCGGGTTTTATGGATTTTAATCAGGAATATCGTGTATTGACCAAGTTCGGTGATATACGATGGGTTGACGAAAGAACTTTTATCAAGCATGATGAGATCGGGAATGTTGCATATATGCAGGGTCTTATTGTGGATGTTACTGACCGTAAACATTCTGATGATTTTATGCATATGCAATTTGATCTTGATAGTGTTCTAAGTTCTGCGCATAGTCTTGAAGAAACGTTCGAACAGATGCTCGAATTCAGTTTAAAGGTCGAGCCGGTGGATTCTGGTAGGCTGTATCTTATTGATGAATCCACGGGGGATCTGATGCTTATGGCGCATAAAGGTCTTTCAGAACGTTTTGTGAAGGATACTTCATTGTTTGTGAAGAATTCAGTGCAGAATCGTCTTGTGATGACCGGTCAACCGGTTTACAAACATCATTCGGAGCTCAGTGCTATTACTACTGGTGAGAGTTCCCAGTACGAGGGTTTGCATGCTACCGGTATAATCCCTGTGAAACATGATGGGAAGATCATTGCAGCGCTTTGCTTGTCTTCACATGCTGAATATGAGATCCCTGCAAATGCACGCAATTCACTTGAGACGATAGCTACTCAGATCGGAGTGGTAATATCAAAGATCCAATCGGATTCAAATGATTCCAGGAAATACGAGGATCTTCAATCACTTGTTGAGATGGTGGATGATATTTTGGTGGTGATGGATATGGAGGGATATATCCTCTATGTAAATAAGGTGGTTGCAGACCGTTTCGAGCTTTCGGATGTGGATATTTCTGATATGCATTACCTTGAACTTCATCCTGATCGGGAATGGGATAATGTGGAATCTATGCTTTCCAGTGTCCGGGTTGGTAATAAATTAGTATATGAAACTATCATGCTGGATGTGGGTGGTTCTCTGGACAGGGTCGAAACAAAGCTTGTTTGTGGTGAATGGTCGGGACAGCCTTGTATTATGGCTTCATCAAGACTTATGGACTGA
- the rpl7ae gene encoding 50S ribosomal protein L7Ae translates to MVKFEVPDELADKALEAIELARDTGKIKKGTNEATKAIERGITKLAVIAADIEPSEIVAHIPALCEEKNTPYIFVKQQKELGAACGIGVGCAAVVITDAGKGSELVEDVAQKVAALK, encoded by the coding sequence ATGGTTAAATTTGAAGTTCCTGACGAATTAGCAGATAAAGCACTTGAAGCAATCGAACTCGCAAGAGACACCGGAAAGATAAAGAAAGGTACGAACGAAGCAACAAAAGCTATCGAAAGAGGCATCACAAAGCTTGCAGTAATCGCAGCTGATATTGAGCCATCCGAGATCGTTGCTCACATTCCAGCTCTTTGCGAAGAAAAGAACACACCATACATTTTTGTAAAACAGCAGAAAGAACTTGGTGCAGCATGTGGAATTGGTGTAGGCTGTGCAGCTGTTGTGATCACTGATGCAGGAAAGGGCAGCGAACTTGTAGAAGACGTTGCGCAGAAAGTCGCTGCACTCAAATAA
- a CDS encoding 30S ribosomal protein S28e, which produces MADDDMGFAAEVIDVIGNTGMHGEASQIQCRVLEGRDKGRIITRNCVGPVRIGDVFMLMETSREAKKLTTR; this is translated from the coding sequence ATGGCAGATGATGATATGGGTTTTGCAGCTGAGGTTATCGACGTGATCGGTAACACCGGTATGCATGGCGAAGCCAGCCAGATTCAGTGCAGGGTTCTTGAAGGTCGTGACAAGGGTAGGATCATTACAAGAAACTGCGTTGGTCCTGTAAGAATTGGTGATGTTTTCATGCTTATGGAGACATCCAGAGAGGCTAAGAAACTAACTACCAGGTGA
- a CDS encoding 50S ribosomal protein L24e, whose translation MEQRKCSFCGELLEPGTGLLFAKRDGSTYYFCSSKCKGNFDLGRLPRRTVWTEQGRIYLKKA comes from the coding sequence ATGGAACAGAGAAAATGTTCATTTTGCGGAGAGTTGCTTGAGCCAGGTACAGGTCTCCTTTTTGCAAAGAGGGACGGATCCACATATTATTTCTGTTCTTCTAAGTGTAAGGGCAACTTCGATCTTGGAAGACTTCCAAGGCGTACTGTCTGGACAGAACAGGGTAGGATCTACCTTAAGAAAGCATAA
- the ndk gene encoding nucleoside-diphosphate kinase yields the protein MERTYVMVKPDGVQRCLVGEIVSRIEKKGLKIAALRMNVMTEAAAKEHYKEHSERPFFGSLVSFVTSGPSVSMVIEGNNAIKIMRAINGATNPVDALPGTIRGDLAVDMGRNVVHASDAPESAEREIGLHFEESEISGYPRADDEWLYE from the coding sequence ATGGAAAGAACCTATGTTATGGTCAAACCGGATGGCGTTCAGCGCTGTCTTGTTGGAGAGATCGTCTCAAGGATCGAGAAAAAAGGTCTTAAGATCGCAGCATTAAGGATGAATGTGATGACCGAAGCGGCTGCAAAGGAGCACTACAAAGAGCACTCCGAGAGGCCTTTCTTCGGTTCTCTCGTATCCTTTGTTACTTCAGGACCATCGGTTTCGATGGTCATTGAAGGCAATAATGCGATCAAGATCATGCGTGCGATCAATGGTGCAACGAATCCTGTTGATGCATTGCCCGGAACCATCCGTGGTGATCTTGCAGTTGATATGGGTAGAAATGTTGTCCATGCATCCGATGCTCCGGAATCAGCAGAGCGTGAGATAGGTCTTCACTTTGAAGAGTCCGAGATCTCCGGCTATCCACGAGCAGATGATGAATGGTTGTATGAGTGA
- the infB gene encoding translation initiation factor IF-2 — protein MVVKDNLRTPIVCVMGHVDHGKTSLLDMIRGSAVVSGEAGAITQHIGATEVPISAIVEKCGNPGLLDKFMVPGLLFIDTPGHHAFTTLRSRGGALADLAVVIVDINEGFKPQTIESLNILQQHKTPFVVVANKIDKIHGWNPQKGAPFMTSYNKQSEHVRGSLDTKFYEVVGELYNHGFSSDRYDRVNDFQHNIGVIPISAITGEGIPDLLMVLLGLAQRFLESNLHYNAEGPGVGTVLEVKEERGLGTTLDLILYDGVLKKGDTIVVGCLGEPIQTKVRAVLKPRALSEINVEDKFKQVSKVTAAVGVKISAPHLDGALSGGSVRVATAETLDAVVEEVRNEIEDVQIDTDQSGITIKADTIGSLEALVNELKKEDIPIRKANVGDISNRDIMEAFAIEDPFHSVIVGFNVNILPDAKEKVRSTGVKVFMNDVIYRLIDDYRDWVKEQRAISEKAVSETIVKPAMFTIMPDCVFRQSKPAVVGVRVIGGTIKTKVDVATGDGTVVGIVKGLQSRGENVSVATIGMEVAMSIEGPTVGRQINEGDILHANIPERHVKILEQELYDSLSADELEALDSFLDIKRRDNPFWAK, from the coding sequence ATGGTTGTAAAAGATAACTTACGGACTCCTATTGTTTGTGTTATGGGGCATGTGGATCACGGCAAGACCTCACTGCTTGACATGATACGTGGAAGTGCAGTTGTATCCGGGGAGGCTGGAGCTATCACCCAGCACATTGGTGCAACTGAAGTTCCTATAAGTGCTATTGTGGAAAAATGTGGGAATCCAGGTCTACTTGATAAGTTCATGGTTCCTGGGCTTCTTTTCATTGATACACCTGGTCATCATGCGTTCACTACTTTGAGGAGTCGTGGCGGTGCTCTTGCAGACCTTGCCGTTGTTATCGTTGATATCAATGAAGGTTTTAAACCACAGACGATCGAGAGCCTGAATATTTTGCAACAACATAAGACCCCGTTCGTTGTTGTGGCGAACAAGATCGACAAAATCCATGGTTGGAACCCTCAAAAAGGTGCTCCTTTCATGACGTCTTACAATAAGCAGAGCGAACACGTAAGGGGAAGTCTTGACACTAAGTTCTATGAGGTCGTGGGTGAACTGTATAACCATGGTTTCAGTTCTGATCGATATGACCGTGTAAATGATTTCCAGCATAATATTGGTGTTATTCCTATCAGTGCGATCACAGGTGAAGGTATTCCTGATCTATTGATGGTTCTGCTGGGGCTGGCGCAGAGATTCCTCGAATCGAATCTTCATTATAATGCAGAAGGGCCCGGTGTGGGTACTGTTCTGGAGGTCAAAGAAGAGCGTGGACTTGGAACCACACTTGATCTTATCTTGTATGATGGGGTGCTGAAGAAAGGTGATACGATAGTTGTTGGATGTTTAGGTGAACCTATACAGACAAAAGTTCGTGCAGTCCTAAAACCACGTGCTCTTTCGGAGATCAATGTTGAAGATAAGTTCAAGCAGGTAAGTAAGGTTACTGCTGCAGTTGGTGTTAAGATCTCAGCCCCTCATCTCGATGGTGCATTATCCGGAGGTTCAGTTAGAGTAGCTACTGCTGAAACACTGGATGCTGTTGTTGAAGAAGTGCGTAATGAGATCGAAGATGTCCAGATCGATACCGATCAGAGCGGTATAACTATAAAAGCTGATACAATTGGATCTCTTGAAGCTCTTGTGAACGAACTTAAAAAGGAGGATATCCCTATTCGCAAAGCGAATGTGGGTGATATTTCCAACAGGGATATTATGGAAGCTTTCGCTATCGAAGATCCGTTCCATTCTGTTATTGTAGGGTTTAATGTCAATATCCTCCCTGATGCCAAAGAAAAAGTACGATCCACTGGCGTCAAGGTGTTCATGAACGATGTCATCTACCGTTTGATAGATGACTATAGGGATTGGGTAAAGGAGCAGCGGGCTATATCCGAAAAGGCCGTTTCCGAGACAATTGTCAAACCCGCTATGTTCACTATTATGCCTGACTGTGTGTTCAGACAGAGTAAACCTGCTGTTGTAGGTGTGCGTGTAATAGGTGGTACCATCAAGACGAAGGTCGATGTTGCGACAGGCGATGGTACTGTAGTGGGAATTGTAAAAGGCTTGCAATCACGAGGTGAGAACGTAAGTGTTGCTACTATCGGTATGGAAGTTGCTATGTCTATCGAAGGTCCTACAGTGGGCAGACAGATAAACGAAGGCGATATTCTCCATGCGAACATACCTGAAAGGCATGTTAAGATACTTGAGCAGGAACTTTACGATTCACTTTCGGCGGATGAATTAGAAGCACTTGACTCCTTCTTGGATATAAAAAGAAGGGATAACCCATTCTGGGCGAAATGA
- a CDS encoding 30S ribosomal protein S6e, protein MADFKIVVSDPKTKTYQFDITGAEANQFIGRSIGQTVDGATVGLDGYTLTITGGTDNSGFVMSPTLPGPRRQKVLIANGVGYSAVAKGVRRRKFLRGSEVAPDITQINTKVTGYSDKAIEEILGGGSEEVEAPAE, encoded by the coding sequence ATGGCAGATTTTAAAATTGTAGTTTCAGATCCTAAAACAAAGACCTACCAGTTCGACATTACTGGAGCTGAAGCAAACCAGTTCATTGGAAGATCTATTGGTCAGACAGTAGATGGCGCAACCGTAGGTCTGGATGGTTACACACTAACCATTACAGGCGGTACCGACAACAGTGGTTTCGTAATGAGTCCAACCCTTCCAGGTCCAAGGAGGCAAAAGGTCCTTATTGCAAACGGTGTAGGATATTCAGCAGTAGCAAAAGGCGTACGCCGAAGGAAATTCCTTCGTGGAAGTGAGGTAGCTCCTGACATTACTCAGATCAACACCAAAGTTACAGGATACTCTGACAAGGCCATTGAAGAGATCCTTGGTGGCGGTTCAGAAGAAGTTGAAGCACCAGCAGAGTGA
- a CDS encoding tetratricopeptide repeat protein, which produces MLDEGDHAGALNAFETAIMYQPNVPAAWYGKGDSHFYLGDYEAAIQAYDMALQYDPNLLNAYAGKADSLAKIGKSDEARTLYEKATAIGADDAEIWSRKGSTLYGLGYYSESVNAYDKAISLDPTNILSYVGKGYSLIGIAQYSDALEAFEEALVFDNGYSISWVGKGDCYYGLGGYEAAISAYDMALSIDPTFSPAWSGKGYSLYEIGDHEGAIVAFDTALFHSPKYVKALSGKAFTLFALEEYDLSLIAFNETIDADASYAKAWSGKGDVLSQIGKAEQATASYRMSVQLYSGDADALYNLGRELFEMGLFSEALEAFEASLNVNSENLFALVGKGYALYELGDYKGASVAFDQAIAVQPGYERSIEGKQLAETQLRMEWVRSLFSIEITMAALFILAVYFLYKKKKSDLIK; this is translated from the coding sequence ATGCTTGATGAAGGCGATCATGCAGGGGCATTGAATGCTTTTGAAACTGCTATTATGTACCAGCCAAACGTTCCAGCTGCCTGGTATGGTAAAGGTGATTCTCATTTTTATCTTGGTGATTATGAAGCCGCTATTCAGGCGTATGATATGGCGCTACAGTACGATCCGAATCTTTTGAATGCATATGCAGGCAAAGCTGATTCATTAGCAAAGATCGGGAAGTCCGATGAAGCCAGGACTCTTTATGAAAAAGCAACTGCTATCGGGGCTGATGATGCAGAAATATGGTCTCGTAAAGGCAGTACTTTGTATGGATTGGGATATTATTCTGAATCGGTTAATGCCTATGATAAGGCCATTTCCCTGGATCCAACTAACATATTATCGTATGTTGGCAAAGGCTATTCACTAATTGGAATTGCACAGTATTCCGATGCATTGGAGGCATTTGAAGAGGCTCTCGTATTTGACAACGGGTATTCTATATCATGGGTTGGAAAAGGTGATTGCTATTATGGTCTTGGTGGCTATGAAGCTGCAATAAGTGCTTATGATATGGCATTATCAATAGATCCTACCTTTTCACCAGCATGGTCCGGTAAAGGCTATTCTCTATATGAAATAGGTGATCATGAGGGTGCAATTGTTGCATTCGATACTGCTCTATTTCACTCTCCTAAATATGTAAAGGCATTAAGTGGAAAAGCTTTCACGCTTTTTGCACTCGAGGAATACGATCTATCTCTTATTGCTTTCAATGAAACGATCGATGCTGATGCTAGTTATGCAAAGGCATGGTCTGGTAAAGGTGATGTCCTTTCACAGATCGGGAAGGCAGAACAGGCAACTGCTTCATACAGAATGTCCGTCCAACTTTACTCCGGGGATGCTGATGCTCTCTACAATCTTGGGCGTGAGCTTTTTGAAATGGGACTTTTTAGTGAAGCCCTTGAAGCGTTCGAAGCTTCGTTGAACGTAAACTCTGAGAACTTATTTGCTCTTGTAGGTAAAGGTTATGCCTTATATGAATTAGGTGATTATAAGGGTGCATCTGTGGCCTTTGATCAAGCAATTGCTGTCCAGCCAGGGTATGAACGGTCCATTGAAGGTAAACAACTAGCTGAGACCCAACTCAGGATGGAATGGGTTCGGAGTTTGTTCTCAATCGAAATAACAATGGCAGCATTGTTCATTCTTGCTGTCTATTTCCTTTACAAGAAAAAGAAGTCTGATCTGATCAAATGA
- a CDS encoding DUF4389 domain-containing protein, with amino-acid sequence MDQKRMNELFVWNKKASRFELFVRLFYSIPVVIILSLYSLLMIICLLFQLPFILVLGRRFETLNNVIKGYLEYYTHIAGYFYLTTDKRPGVLPKDISIFEKQLYYDHNMVEIFDNDEK; translated from the coding sequence ATGGATCAGAAAAGAATGAATGAGCTTTTCGTATGGAACAAAAAAGCTTCCCGTTTTGAATTGTTCGTAAGATTATTCTATAGCATACCTGTTGTGATAATTCTATCTTTATATAGCCTTTTGATGATAATTTGTCTTCTATTTCAGCTACCTTTTATTTTAGTGCTTGGAAGAAGATTTGAAACTCTGAACAATGTCATAAAAGGCTATTTGGAATATTACACTCACATTGCAGGTTATTTCTACCTGACAACCGATAAACGTCCTGGTGTTCTACCAAAGGATATTTCTATCTTTGAAAAGCAACTTTATTATGATCACAATATGGTCGAAATATTTGATAATGATGAAAAATGA
- a CDS encoding thioredoxin family protein: MQNNYVGEVGDGNWEIMVEKQPKPVLVMFYLNTCSHCKAIDPYFREFAETYKDSCKFFRLNAELNPWVAERYGVEGTPTFIFTCAGKMIRGMAGVSHPSELKKNIEDFLKDGSVCAANITSLKYDMSLYG, from the coding sequence ATGCAGAATAATTACGTAGGCGAAGTAGGTGACGGTAATTGGGAAATTATGGTTGAAAAACAACCAAAACCTGTTCTGGTAATGTTCTATCTGAACACATGTTCTCATTGCAAAGCTATAGACCCTTATTTCAGAGAATTTGCAGAAACATACAAAGATTCGTGTAAATTCTTCAGGCTCAATGCCGAACTTAATCCATGGGTCGCAGAAAGATATGGAGTGGAGGGAACACCTACGTTTATATTCACGTGTGCTGGAAAAATGATAAGGGGTATGGCGGGTGTTTCCCATCCTTCTGAACTTAAAAAGAACATTGAGGATTTCCTGAAGGATGGTTCAGTGTGTGCTGCGAATATTACATCGCTTAAGTATGATATGTCATTGTACGGCTGA
- a CDS encoding ISL3-like element ISMbu4 family transposase, protein MEDKELIQITLGLLSPWFVKDIDLNTSKRRMDIYLDFSKGTKFSCPVCNKLSELHDTKKKVWRHLDFFHYETYLHARVPRTKCNEHGVKLVNVPWTRQNTGFTLFFEALIVAISKEMTVSAIAEMINIHEDSVWRILTHYVNKAAAKMDLSGLDTIGVDEISVKKGHSYVTLFYDLNKSRIIHIENGKKRSVFKKFREYLSKKIDPDNIKYISMDMYPAFKGGAREYFPNAKIVYDKFHIVKMMNDAIDKVRRSEYQSNKDLGKTRFMWLKNPENLSDREIAKIQSIKDLDTKTAKAYKFKLALQRLWEIKNMDVAREYIEKWHYWGTHSNIKEVITLAKMIKRNSHGILESIKGNISNGVVEGLNNKIKTAFKRSYGLKTEVYRNKMIFLMAGKLSLPTRC, encoded by the coding sequence ATGGAAGATAAAGAACTCATTCAAATTACCCTTGGCTTATTATCCCCTTGGTTTGTAAAAGACATTGATCTCAATACTTCTAAAAGGAGGATGGACATCTACCTTGATTTTTCCAAGGGTACTAAATTCTCATGCCCTGTTTGCAACAAATTAAGTGAACTCCATGATACAAAAAAAAAGGTGTGGAGACACCTCGACTTTTTTCATTATGAAACATACCTTCATGCCAGAGTCCCTCGAACAAAATGTAATGAACATGGTGTAAAGCTTGTCAATGTTCCCTGGACAAGACAAAACACTGGATTTACCTTGTTCTTTGAAGCATTAATTGTTGCTATATCCAAGGAAATGACTGTGTCTGCTATTGCTGAAATGATTAACATTCATGAAGATTCAGTATGGAGAATTCTCACTCATTATGTTAACAAAGCAGCAGCAAAGATGGACCTGTCTGGTCTTGATACAATTGGAGTGGATGAGATATCTGTCAAAAAAGGTCACAGTTATGTGACTTTGTTCTATGATCTCAATAAATCAAGAATAATTCATATTGAAAATGGAAAGAAAAGAAGTGTGTTCAAAAAGTTTAGAGAATATCTTTCCAAGAAGATTGATCCTGATAACATTAAGTATATCTCGATGGATATGTACCCTGCTTTCAAAGGAGGGGCACGAGAATATTTTCCAAATGCTAAGATCGTTTATGATAAGTTTCACATTGTAAAAATGATGAATGATGCTATTGATAAAGTTCGAAGATCTGAGTATCAATCAAATAAAGATCTTGGTAAAACCAGATTCATGTGGTTGAAAAATCCTGAAAATTTATCAGATAGAGAAATCGCTAAAATACAATCGATCAAGGATTTGGATACTAAAACTGCTAAAGCGTACAAGTTTAAACTTGCACTCCAGCGATTATGGGAAATCAAAAATATGGATGTAGCAAGAGAGTATATTGAAAAATGGCATTATTGGGGAACACATAGCAACATTAAGGAAGTTATCACATTAGCAAAGATGATAAAAAGAAATTCTCATGGAATTCTGGAATCAATTAAGGGAAATATTAGCAATGGTGTTGTTGAAGGATTGAACAACAAGATCAAGACTGCTTTTAAGAGATCGTATGGATTGAAGACTGAAGTGTACAGGAATAAAATGATATTCTTGATGGCAGGGAAACTGAGTTTACCCACACGATGTTAA